AATCCCCAGCGGCTGCGGCTGTTCATCCATGAAAAGGGCATCGCCGACCAGTTCGAGGAGGTCATCCTGAAGATGGCGCCCGAGGGCGAGCAACGACAGTGGCAGCACCTCAAGCGCAATCCCTGGGGCGAGACGCCCACCCTGGAACTCGCCGAGGGCGGTTATCTGGCCGAGAGCGCGGCCATCGCCCGCTATCTGGACCAGGCCTATCCCGGGCGCAAGGTGTTTGGCGAGACGCCACTGGAGCAGGGCCAGGACGCCATGTGGAACGACCGCATCTTCGTCCATGTGCTCTATCGCATCGTCACCATGTTCCATGTGCAGCACGAAGGCCTCGGCCACAAGCTGGAGCTGACCCACAATCCGCAATGGGGCGAGCACTGCCGCAAAGAGGCGCTGATGCACGCGGCGCTGGTGGATCGGCACCTGGCCGATGGCCGCGAGTGGCTGCTGGGCGGCGCGGCGCCAACCTTTGCCGACATCACCCTGTGCACCGCCATCGCCTTCTCCAAGTACCCCACCAACCAGACGCCGCTGGACGAGCGCTTCGAGCACCTGGCGGCCTTCTGGGCCCGCTGGCAAGAGCGCGACAGCTTCCGCGCGGCCTATGCCGACGGCAACAGCGGCCTGGACGAGCTGGCGTCCCTGGCGCGCGGCTGATCCCGCGCCAACCGCCCCCTCTCCCCCTGGGAGAGGGCTGGGGTGAGGGCCGCACGGTGGAAGCCGCTAGTGTGGTGTTTCAGAAGTTCGCGCAAGAATTGGCGAGTGATTTTTGTTCCTGGGGTAGGCGCCGGGACGAGTCATAGCAGGGCTATGGCGAGGAGCGGCAACACCGCCCAGGAGCAAAAAACGCCGCCAAAATTGTGTAGATAACTTCTGAAACACCACACTAGCCCAGCCGCTCGCGCAATACCGCCAGCGCCTCGGCCGGCCCGCCGACGACGATCCGCGCCGGCACCGCCAGCATCAGGTTGAGCGGCAGGCCGAATTCCTCCAGCGTCCAGCCGTCACGGTCCAGCAGCTCCGGCCCCACCCAATCGGGGTGCCGCGCACGGATGCGCTCGGCCAGGCTGCCCTGCTCCGGTACATAGCCCACCACCGGCTTGCCCCGCGCCACCGCGTAACCCACCTCGAAGCAGGTACCGCTGTCGGGCTCGGCGCCGCGGAAGAAGTCCAGATTGGCCAGCACGGCATCGGCCGCGTCGATCACGGCGAGATTTGCCCGGTAGATCCAGGCTGCCTGCTCATGCGGGCTGCTCAGCTCCGCGGGAATGGCATTGTCCAACGGAAACAGACCTTCGCAGCCCTGCTCGGCGCACAGCGCCTTGAGCGCCTGGCCATGGGCGACGGCATCGGGGCGAAAGACATCGGGGCCGGCCAGGTAGATACGTGGAGACATAGGACGATTCCTCGAGCAAAGCGGTCAGTCTAGGCGCCGCGTCGCCCTACCGCACCCTGGCATCACCCGGTGATAAGCGAGAGCCCCGAAACGCCTGTGCTAGACCAACGAGAATGGTTCCCATGGTCATGCGCCGCTCGGGTAGCCATGATGACCGTTCACGCAATAACCAACCTCCTTGACGACTCCCCATCTGGGTACGCATGACCGAGCGCCTTAAAATCGTCACCACCTGAGCATCGCTCCGCTCCTGCAGAGTCAGGCTCGCTTCCAGAATACATTTCGTTCGGTATCGCTCGATGTCTGGCCGCCTTCTCCTGACCATCCATCTCAACCGATTGATCAACTTCCTGCTGGTGCTGGTGTGCTTCGCCACTGGCTGCGGCATGCTGCTGATCGTCCGCCAGGCCTACGAGACCTCGGCGAGCCTGCAACTGACCCTGGCCCAGTTACCGGTCTACGAGCAATCCTTGCGCCTGGCGGAAGCCGTTTCCGCCGAGCGCGGACCAACCAACGCCATGCTCGGCGAGCGCGACGGCGACCCGCAGCAACTGGCGCAGGCACAGGCGCTGAGCGATGAGCGCCTCGCCCAATTACAGAAAACACTACGCGACTGTCAGACCTGCAGCGTGACGCCTGGCCAAGTCGGAAGGGCCTACCACGGCGTGCTGCGTGCCCGAGCACTGCTGGAGCAGCGCCTACGAACGCCACCTGGCACCCCTGATCGCGTCGGCGTCACGGAAGTGATACAGGCGATGTTCCTGGCGGCCGATGAAAACTTCATCGCCGCCAATCGTCTCCTCCAAGATCTGGCTTACCGCACCCCAGGCATCTCCAGCTGCCTGGCCAATGCCAGGCTGGCCGCTCGCCTGCACGACACCGCCGGCCGACTGGGATCGCTGCTGACACCCGCGCTGCAAGCAGGTCGCCCGCCTACCGCAGAAGAACAGGTGAGCCTGCAGCAGACCCTGGGGCGAGTCCAGCAACTGG
The window above is part of the Pseudomonas oryzihabitans genome. Proteins encoded here:
- a CDS encoding glutathione S-transferase family protein, encoding MSKLRLFTSPSAFPNPQRLRLFIHEKGIADQFEEVILKMAPEGEQRQWQHLKRNPWGETPTLELAEGGYLAESAAIARYLDQAYPGRKVFGETPLEQGQDAMWNDRIFVHVLYRIVTMFHVQHEGLGHKLELTHNPQWGEHCRKEALMHAALVDRHLADGREWLLGGAAPTFADITLCTAIAFSKYPTNQTPLDERFEHLAAFWARWQERDSFRAAYADGNSGLDELASLARG
- a CDS encoding nucleoside 2-deoxyribosyltransferase; this encodes MSPRIYLAGPDVFRPDAVAHGQALKALCAEQGCEGLFPLDNAIPAELSSPHEQAAWIYRANLAVIDAADAVLANLDFFRGAEPDSGTCFEVGYAVARGKPVVGYVPEQGSLAERIRARHPDWVGPELLDRDGWTLEEFGLPLNLMLAVPARIVVGGPAEALAVLRERLG